Below is a genomic region from Trichoderma asperellum chromosome 2, complete sequence.
GCAGCGGCATAACAAGGGGCGCGCGTGAGCAGCAGGAGTGTCTTTCGTAGCTTAACATATGCTAggaaacgaaaaagaagaaaatttttGTCACACAAGTGGTGGGTATAAACCTGAGGGAAAGTTTAAATGAGTGATATGTgaatgataaaaaaaaagaccagtGTTGATGCTGGTGGATCTGTCGCCAGATGAAGTCGCCTTTCTTTTTAGTTATAGTCCCGTTTCCATCCATCCAGTTCCTTATCCGTTCCTTAGAAACCACATTCGTCGCCTGCGATGCGGAAACGGACgccctttcttttatttttagataGGGGTTGGCTACAGCTTGCTGCGACCTCATAACCAATAATTGTTCTTGCTCAGGAGTAGTAGTGAAAGCTGCactcttcttccaggcttCATTGCTTGTTTGTTCCAGGGATGCTAAAAGAAATCCGTAACGCCGGTAATATTTtcaaaatagaaaaaaaaagacaagacggCAAAGAAATAGGGGTGAAAGGAGGGCTACGAATGCTTTAGGGGAGCTCTACTTCATCATGTTTCCACTATCGTAGGCTCCGTCATTGATTGGACTTCTCCGTCGTCACTCTCAGGAATCCTTGACAGTCCTCCTATAGACGGACGGGTTGTTTGGTGCTGATGTATTTGTAATTTTTTCGTAAGTTGAACGATGGTGGCGTATTCGCTTTTATCAAACGGCCCATTTGGTGTCATGTGGTGAAGATAGCTCAGTAGTGTTTCCGCGGCACGTCTCGCGTCCTCCGGGGTAGGAGAAGTGGGTGAAGAATCAGCAGTGTTGGATGATACAGTACTAGCGTTTGCAGAATTATTGTTTGATCGAGCGGCAATGCtcgagttgctgctgctgcggcgtaAAGCTGGTGGAGGTGATATTGTCGTATCAAGCGTGAAAGGAGTGCTTCGAAAGTCGTTTGTCGGCGATTCGATTGCTGAAGATGCTGTGACGGCAGAATGTCGAGGGGTCAGCGGGTCTGTGCTTGAGTCTTGATTTATGCAATCGATATTGAGGGAAGGGAAAGtgttgcttctctttccgCGATGCTGAAAATCAGGGGCTGCAGGTTGTATATGGAGACCGTCTTGAAACGCCCCAACGTTGGGGTCAGGTGTGAATTGGAAGGCTGCAGTTGGACTGATCGTCTCAGAAAACGAAACACCCGTATCTTTTAAGTCGCTTGCTagtgaagcagaagaatgAGACCCAGCATGTCTGTACTGGAAGTCGAAATCGTGTCCTTCAGCCTGCAAATCCTCCTCGCTACGGCTAGCAGAAAGAGGCGAGAGCCGGTGAGTGGGAGAGACGGGGGAGATTGCATGGGCCGCTTTGTCTCCTGGAAAGCGTGGAATGGCTGCAGACATGGTCATACTGTCTGGAATATTCGTCTCCGATGCTCGACGCATCAGCCGTCCAGCCCCTATTCCGTGCTTTTGCTTGAATTTGAGGAGCCagttgctgttgatgttTGTTAACACTGCTTCTTGGTTGCCGCTGGCCCGAGCAAACAGCCTGGCTTGTTCCATTATGTCGTCATCTTTGACTTCAAAGCCCCgttgctgctgtcgtcgAACATAGTTGCTGAGCGTTCGATCAAAATCAGGATGCTTCCCTTTCAAACGTTTGAGTGCTGCACCATCTGGCTCCGGATCTCGTTTGAGATACTGCTCTTTGTGCCTCAGCACTTTAGATACAGTGCTTGCATTGAATGTTAGTCGATCATACTCTGTAGATAGGGGCGGGCTCAGTGATGTTTAGAGGCATCTACCTTCTCTCAACGCCAAACTTTGCGCCAATGTCTGCCTGCCTAGTACCTGGATTTTCTTCATGGTATTGGCACATGGCCCTTTTCTGCTCCGCGCTCAATGTCTTTCTCGCCTTCTCATGATGCACAAGGGGCCTCGGCGGCGGGTCAATCGGAGGCAGACTGGATGCCGGTGCGATGGACAGCGGAGGAGCAGAGTAGCTTCCTGAAGGGGTAGGGTTCGTTAACTGACTCGGCCATTGAGTGTTTAGCATCGGTAGTTGGTGGTGGCCCATGATAGGTGCAGGATGTATCATTTGATGTGTTGTAGATTGAGAAATAGTTGGGGGAATGGGCGGAGGCATTCTGTTGAGCGATTCGGATGGTAGTCCATGCGATATATATCCGCCAAACGTAGCGCCATATTCATTCAAAGGGCTATTTCCATAAGGGCTTTGGCTATAAGGGCTGATACTTGCCCAGTGGTCATTGTTATATCCAGTTCCGTTGCTCTGCACCATGGTAGCGTCCTGATCTAGGCTGGCAGAGCTGTGAGAAGCGGTATTCATTATATTCCAGAAAGGTGCGACCCAGTCTATCGCTGGGTTTTACTAGGTGCTGAAAAACTGAGCAAGTCAGCACTTGGCAAATAGGCTCTCTCGAGAATAAGAGGTGAGCAGAAATGCGAACAGAGAGAAGCGGAACGGGTGGGGGTAATATTCATTAAACCGTCAGCGCAGAGACAAAGTCCAAACCTTGTCTTGGCCTGTCATCAACAAGCCGGCGGTGGTCGTGAGTCAGGAAGGAGTATGGGAAGTGTTTGTCGATAGCAAACATAAGACCATACGAACCTCATGGGCAAGATACGCAAAGTAATGGCATGGCCTTTTCCTTAAGAGGAAATGACACTTGTAGTAACGATGTGAGAACCAACAACTTTAGATGccagagagaagggaaaatcGCTGCAACGCAAACCAGTGATGATAGAAAGTATGTTGTATAACTGTGCAAGATTTTCGAAAGCAAGGCAAACCAAGGAGTCAAGAGTGAAGTCTCGGTGACAAAATTTCTGAATGAGGGGTGCTCTGCCGGATAATGTATCGCTACTTGGGCCGGCTCTGTAGAACAACACCCAGGAGCAAGCAGAAATCACTTGTCAAGGAAAGCCCTGCTTCTCACGTCACTTTAACTAGGTACTGAAAGTGTGCGAGACCCGCTGGTGGGCTCTCTTCCGCGCGGTAACGGTCTGGTGAGACAATGACGGGCTTTTCTTCGCCGTTACTCGCTACCTTATGTTTTCGTGGGGGTGAAAGTACAGGACTGCGGAGAAAGGGAACGACTCATGTCAGCCCTGAGCAAGAGCAGAAAGTAGTATCTGGCCTGTTCGAAGAGCGGTGATGCATCTCGAATGATAACCCAAGTACTGGCCCCCCAGGCCCGACTGTACAGGCAGAAGCTGTTGCACCGCGTGCTTGTCTGTGCGGCAAGCGAGTCCGTACAAGATCtgacaagctgcagcaggccgATGCTGTTGGCCCAGAAGACGGCAAGTTCGGTGGTTTGCTGCAGACGAGCAAGTGGCCCGCCCACCAACCAGTGCCATACCACCAGACCAGACTAGACTAGGGTATCCAAGCAGTAGCATCGTCCAGAGGCGTACAAGTTGGCACTTGACTTCGTAGCTGTACTCCCTACAATAGCCCAGGACGGATGCTGAGACCGGAGCGTCCAAGTACAAGTATTGTCTGTGAAGGAAGCGGGACGTTGGCTGTGGAGGCAGGCAGGTATGCAGACGCATGCACGAAGCAGCACTGTGCTAGCAGAGTAGGTTCAGGGGACCTGATGCAGGGGGGGGCTTGAAGAGGAGGGGGCGTGCGAGTCGGCGAGGTGATGGGCGCCTCCCCAtgcgagcgagcgagtgaGCGAGAAGCTCCCGTACCTGTAAGTCAGTCTTTGTGTGTCAGTCCGGCTCTCTAGCTTGGTTCTCTGCAGGTCTGGCGCCCATGTTTGCTCAAGCGGACGGTGGGTGGGATTCAGTCCCAGAAGGGAATGGGCACCAGAGCCCAAAGTCCGTGTTCTGGAGAGGCTAGGATGGGAATGGATCATGGAGATTGGGCTTGATAGGGCAAACATTTGACTAACGGGTTGACCAGGGCCGGCATGGCCAGAAGAGGCAGCGTCGGCGGGATCTGGGACTTGACATGGGACTTGACATGGGACCATATGTAGGTACCATACGGGCAGCCCACACGCACTGGCGGTGCATTGATTAATATTGGTTCGTTGGAGGTCTCCTGAGCCTCTGCTGCAATCGTGCTTTGTGCACACATCCATGCTGCTGGCTTCATAGAGCTTTCTGCTCTGTGCTGCGCGGCCTGCTGCATGAGGTTATCTAGATGCTGGTCTGCTCGTACATGCACAAGCAGTGCGACGTCGGGAAGAATTGTTCCAGCATTCCGTACCTTCCCTCTGTGACGTCGGCGTAGAACGTGACAAACAACAACATCGGCTGCGGAAGGATGAATATCCAAGGCGAGGGACCACGAAGCTTAATCACCTCAGACGCacgcaaagaaagagaaaaccaCGCGAGCGCAATACTTCCGATAGCCATGCGCGATACGCAGAAGCCGCCGCTTCCAAGGCCCATGTGGTTGTCTAGGATCATCCATGGTCACCGACTGCCACTGCATAGGTACTGCCTGCTGTCAGGGCTTCATCACGATGCCGGCGTAAAAGAAGGGTCTGACCCGGCTTCCTTCACGGCTCGACGATTCATCAACCGTTCTAGGAAACAGTGTCCTGAGCAAGCATTTAGGGCATAATTGTCATAGAGCAAATCCACTCTATGGAGCGAGACAGGCAGAACCCAGCAAGTACAAAGCTCTTGTACGCGGCAGCTTCAAAAAACCCCGGCACATGATGAAATAAGAAACCTTGATCCCGGTCTGATCATTGTCAGCCACGGCGAAGCCCACTCAAACACACCGTCTCTAGGGCTTGGTATTATACAAACACGACCGACTCAGGGTATATTTCGCTCGAAGAACAAACAAGTCCAGGGAATGTGGTCTGTTGGTGAGCAGTGCTGGACTCTTCTTTGCGGCTTTTCAATTAACCTCTTGGCCAGGCATATCGAGCAGCGCCCAGCCAAGATCCTCACTCATACTGCTGCTTGGCCATTGCATTGTCCGCTCTCGTATAAGGCTAGAGGATACGCCTGTGGAGCGGCCCGAACTAGCTAGCGCAATTCTCGCAAATGATGCAGATGAACAACGAATCATTTGCTTAGTTCTAGGTACGATTTATGCCCTCATGTACGAAGTGCCGCAGCTGATCATTAAAACCAAGCTAATAAACGGCGACCTGCAAAATAGGCTACTCTGTGGATGGGCCCAGCTTAAGACAAGGGCAGCACACGCTCAATCCAACCTTACCAAATTAATGATGCCAACATCCAATCTCAGGCATGAAACGAATGGAAACTCCAGACAAAGTAGTCCACGGAGATTTGGAGCCTCCCTAAGATGGCAGCTCTTTAGCAGCGTACGGAGCAGGTAGTACAAGTGCCAGTGGTATTGGAACCCTTTCGTACCTCCACCAGTAGTGCCCTTCTCCACGTTCTCAGCTACGAGCAAGTCGTATACGCTAAAACAGTGCTACAGGGGAGGGGATCCTAGCAAAGCAGCTCATTGGAAGTGCTACTACCTGCTGggtactgctactagcacGTAGTAGTTGTACTTGCAACAAGAGAAATTGCAGCCACTATCTCGACGCCATCTTGACTATGCCGTACAGGTGTACAATACTATGCAGGCATCAACTTGCACACCCACTGATCATCGAATAAATCCGCTTATTATTCCGGAGCTGTTTGCTGATGATTGTTTGCTCGGATGAGATGTCCAGGATGAGCCTCTACGCAAGTCTTTGATATTACAACTTGATCTATGGACAAGCTGGCGTGGAAAGGTTACAAGCATGGGCTTATTGGAGAATATGAACCCTTGCCCAACGATGACATAGCAGCTATAGAGTCTATAGCGAGCGAACCCGGCATGACAGCATAGCAATTACGGAGTACTCGTCTATCGAATGAAATGCAAAGTACACGCCCGTTAGTGCTGCCTTTCAAGCTCAGTCCTGAAGGTAAGGCACGGGAGCGCGGGAGGACCGTCCACATTAACGAGGCCCGTGCCACTAGTCTATTCCTTCCTGAGGTAAATAACGGAGTACTAGCACTCGACCTTCTCATGGAGGCTCGAGGAACAGTGAAACGCGACGTGTTGGTAGTTCGGACGCTAGGCTAACAAGATGGTGTAAGTGTTTACTTCATACATTGCTCTATAGCGTTTATATCGCCTCACGTTTCGCTGACAGGTTATTTCAGAAAAAAACACATCTACATGACTCGGGTTCGTTTTGGAAACCCGCATAGTTAACAAACTCGCTTCTTCGCGGAGCCATTTCGGCAAAGTACCCTTGGTCTACACATAGGACTTCCCCAGCGCACTGAAGGTCATACATCAATGCTAACAAGTCTTTTTGCTATGCGGTGCGCCTAGGCGTTTATACTCCACTGCCAGCCGTCGTAGAGCGGCAGCTTTACCGCCACTCTGACTACGGCTTGGTAGACGAAACGAAGCAACCTTGCCTGTATATGGCACCAGTCTCTCTGCCATACCTCATCTAATATTCAAGCCATTCAACAGAGTATTCGGAGTGAATTTTTGTACAGCTCCTTCAGTATCTTATTCcattttttctgctttcgTATACAGGGAAGGCTGCGAAAATAGATGCGTCACGCAGGACCTGCACAAACCAAAACAATCACTCATACAATATGGTGGATTTAATGGTAGGCTAGTTACGTTATGACTTTCTTATAACCGGCATATCATTGACCCAACCTGAAGCTTTTCGATCCAAGACCATTGCTCTCATCAagttaaaagctttaaaaccTCGGCATTTCGTCCTTATCCTCGCTCAAATTGGACAGGTATATATACCAGGGGCCTGTGGCGTCCGCGCCAAGAGCATAGCTTCCGCTTCAAGGCTCACTTCCAGTTGGCCAATGTCAACCCCTGCCGCTTGCTGCCGTGGAGGGTCCGTGCCCAAGCAAGAAATACTGACTAGTGGTAAACTACTACTGGTAGCAGCATGTACTTACAGCTAAGCTATTTCGCGGCCTAGCATAGAGTTGCTCCGCATAATGAAGCACGCTTCATGATGAGCGCGCTGAGAGGCGTTCGAGAATCCAACATCATGATACACAGCTGAGCCAAAGTACTTATTTGTTTTGTCTATATTTGACAGCGGTTTATCATCAGCATGCCATACGTGACCCGTATCAACTCCGTTTCGACCCCTACTTGTTAGCTGAGGTCAACATCAAGCATCTAAACGTTACGCGCCGTCTCCTTGTTCCATTTCCAACCGCAAGCCAATGCAAAATATCACCTGTAAGCACTCTTTATTATCCTATACCTCGTTTTGGAATCAAAATCTCATATTCCCTTTGCGGGACTGGTTGTCTAGCAGTACACACAATTGTATCCAATTAAAACCAAGTCTTTTATTAGATTGAAGACAGCGGCCAATCCCGACAAGATCTACGGATGTCCACTCCTCTCAGCACATTCAGGTGCCGACAATGTGGATCATGACTGGCTGCTGGTGATACATAATTTGGCCAATAACACTCTTCATAGGAGCCGTTTCCTTGAAAGAATGCAACCGCGTGACGCTCCCATAACAGGAAAACGCCCCGGAAGCCGGCCTTTGGTTCATCAGTTCCTtcatggagaagctgccgAGCGATCCTCTGTGCAATAGTCTTGAGGCAACACGACATCACTACCATGTGGCAGATATCCCTCTTTTAATCCATGATAGGCGGCAACAGAGGAGCTATGCGGTAAGCGCTGTCAAGTTCCCGATTGTGTATAGTATTTTACCTGTTATATTCACGCGATGGATATGACATAGAGATCTGCCATTTACTCTCGCGCCTCTGCGTGCAATATCTCATCCACAAACATGGTTCTATGATGCGGCTCCGCGGCACACTACGCCGCCGCCGGAAGCACATGCAGTTTGCAAGAGTATGCACATCGGCAAGGGGGCATCGTCTCTCGCACTCCGGCTCTGCAATGTTATCTATCACATTATGTATCTCTGCCGGCCCCCCTCGCAAAGTTGAATTTGGTGGTTGTTGGCATGTACAA
It encodes:
- a CDS encoding uncharacterized protein (EggNog:ENOG41), coding for MNTASHSSASLDQDATMVQSNGTGYNNDHWASISPYSQSPYGNSPLNEYGATFGGYISHGLPSESLNRMPPPIPPTISQSTTHQMIHPAPIMGHHQLPMLNTQWPSQLTNPTPSGSYSAPPLSIAPASSLPPIDPPPRPLVHHEKARKTLSAEQKRAMCQYHEENPGTRQADIGAKFGVERSTVSKVLRHKEQYLKRDPEPDGAALKRLKGKHPDFDRTLSNYVRRQQQRGFEVKDDDIMEQARLFARASGNQEAVLTNINSNWLLKFKQKHGIGAGRLMRRASETNIPDSMTMSAAIPRFPGDKAAHAISPVSPTHRLSPLSASRSEEDLQAEGHDFDFQYRHAGSHSSASLASDLKDTGVSFSETISPTAAFQFTPDPNVGAFQDGLHIQPAAPDFQHRGKRSNTFPSLNIDCINQDSSTDPLTPRHSAVTASSAIESPTNDFRSTPFTLDTTISPPPALRRSSSNSSIAARSNNNSANASTVSSNTADSSPTSPTPEDARRAAETLLSYLHHMTPNGPFDKSEYATIVQLTKKLQIHQHQTTRPSIGGLSRIPESDDGEVQSMTEPTIVET